CCCGACGGGATCCGCACCGGGGTCATGCTGACGCGCGAGGACCTCGACGACGCCGGCCGGGCCCGGGCGATCGCCGACCCGACCGAGCGGCACTGGGTGTACGGCCGCGCGGGCCTGCCGTGCCGGGTCTGCGGCACCCCGGTCGTCGTCGAGGAGATGGCGGGCCGCAAGCTCTACCTCTGCCCGGTCTGCCAGCGCTGACGGGACGGAGCCGGCGTCAGTCCGTCGTCGGGTCGGGGAGGGGGAAGGTCCGCTCTCCGACGGGCAGGTCGACGGGGACGGTGTTCGCGCGCGTCGCGAGCGGGCACGCCCACGACGGGTCGTACGCGCACGACGGGTTGTAGGCGAAGTTCAGGTCGACGACCAGCAGGCCGTGCGAGGTGCCGAGGTCGGCGCCCTTGATGGTGTCGAGCACGTACCGCCCGCCGCCGAACGTCCCGCCCGGCTTCCCGCCGCTCGCGTCGCGGACGGGCACGAACAGCCCGCCGCCGTAGGACCGCAGAGCCCAGACGGCGAGGGACCCGACGTCGGGCAGGTCGACGACGCCGACACGCTCGAACGGGACGACACCGTCGGTGCCGGTGGTGACGTCGAGCCGCTGCGGCTCGGCCGGCCGGACCTCGACCTCGAACCGGTACGCGGCGTCGTAGCGCGCGACCTCGAGCCCGGCGAACGAGGCGCGCGTCGGGCCGTCGAGCGGGGACGCGGGGTGCTCGGCGAACAGCTCGTCACGCCGCTGCACCCACACGGCGTGCGCGGCGGGCGGGTCGTCGGCGGCGATCCGCCGCACGGCGGCGTACGTCTCGGCCACGCGGCGTCGCCAGTCGGCGACGGCGAGCGCGTCGGCGGCCCGGGCGGACGAGGTCAGCGGTCGGTGGGGCACCCCTCCACCCTCGCACGCGCCCCCGACCCCCCGCCCGCGCAGTCGGCCCCTGACCGGCCCTCTCACCCACCGCGCGCGGGCGCCGCGGCGCGCGGGCGGCGCGGCGCGTGTGAGGGTGGGGGCATGG
The sequence above is a segment of the Cellulomonas fimi genome. Coding sequences within it:
- a CDS encoding DUF1684 domain-containing protein produces the protein MPHRPLTSSARAADALAVADWRRRVAETYAAVRRIAADDPPAAHAVWVQRRDELFAEHPASPLDGPTRASFAGLEVARYDAAYRFEVEVRPAEPQRLDVTTGTDGVVPFERVGVVDLPDVGSLAVWALRSYGGGLFVPVRDASGGKPGGTFGGGRYVLDTIKGADLGTSHGLLVVDLNFAYNPSCAYDPSWACPLATRANTVPVDLPVGERTFPLPDPTTD